Proteins from a single region of Gorilla gorilla gorilla isolate KB3781 chromosome 16, NHGRI_mGorGor1-v2.1_pri, whole genome shotgun sequence:
- the LCMT2 gene encoding tRNA wybutosine-synthesizing protein 4 — protein sequence MGPRSRERRAGAVQNTNDSSALSKRSLAARGYVQDPFAALLVPGSARRAPLVHRGYYVRARAVRHCVRAFLEQTGAPQAALRAQILSLGAGFDSLYFRLKTAGRLARAVVWEVDFPDVARRKAERIGETPELCALTGPFQRGEPASALCFESADYCILGLDLRQLQRVEEALGAAGLDAASPTLLLAEAVLTYLEPESAAALIAWAAQRFPNALFVVYEQMRPQDAFGQFMLQHFRQLNSPLHGLERFPDVEAQRRRFLQAGWTACGAVDMNEFYHCFLPAEERRRVENIEPFDEFEEWHLKCAHYFILAASRGDTLSHTLVFPSSEAFPRVDPASPSGVFPASVVSSEGQVPNLKRYGHASVFLSPDVILSAGGFGEQEGRHCRVSQFHLLSRDCDSEWKGSQIGSCGTGVQWDGRLYHTMTRLSESRVLVLGGRLSPVSPALGVLQLHFFKSEDNNTEDLKVTITKAGRKDDSTLCCWRHSTTEVSCQNQEYLFVYGGRSVVEPVLSDWHFLHVGTMAWVRIPVEGEVPEARHSHSACTWQGGALIAGGLGASEEPLNSVLFLRPISCGFLWESVDIQPPITPRYSHTAHVLNGKLLLVGGIWIHSSSFPGVTVINLTTGLSSEYQIDTTYVPWPLMLHNHTSILLPEEQQLLLLGGGGNCFSFGTYFNPHTVTLDLSSLSAGQ from the coding sequence ATGGGCCCCCGGAGCCGCGAGCGTCGGGCAGGCGCGGTACAGAACACCAACGACAGCAGCGCCCTCAGCAAGCGTTCCCTGGCCGCGCGCGGGTACGTGCAGGACCCCTTCGCCGCGTTGCTGGTTCCGGGCTCGGCGCGCCGCGCACCGCTCGTTCACCGAGGCTACTACGTCCGCGCACGCGCCGTGAGGCACTGCGTGCGCGCCTTCTTGGAGCAGACTGGCGCGCCCCAGGCCGCGCTTCGCGCGCAGATCTTGTCTCTCGGCGCTGGCTTCGACTCGCTCTATTTTCGCTTGAAAACCGCGGGCCGCCTGGCCCGGGCTGTAGTATGGGAGGTGGATTTTCCGGACGTGGCTCGGCGCAAAGCAGAAAGGATTGGAGAGACGCCAGAGCTGTGCGCGTTAACCGGGCCTTTCCAGAGGGGGGAGCCCGCGTCCGCGCTGTGCTTTGAGAGCGCAGACTACTGCATCCTGGGTCTGGACTTGCGGCAGCTCCAGCGGGTGGAGGAGGCCCTGGGCGCCGCGGGGCTCGACGCAGCCTCACCCACTCTGCTCCTGGCCGAGGCGGTGCTGACCTACCTCGAGCCGGAGAGTGCCGCGGCCCTTATCGCCTGGGCAGCCCAGCGTTTTCCTAATGCCCTTTTCGTGGTCTATGAGCAGATGAGGCCTCAAGACGCCTTTGGCCAGTTCATGCTGCAACATTTTCGGCAGCTAAACTCCCCCCTGCATGGCCTGGAGCGCTTTCCTGACGTGGAGGCGCAGCGGCGCCGCTTCCTTCAAGCTGGCTGGACCGCCTGCGGTGCCGTGGACATGAATGAATTCTATCACTGCTTTCTTCCCGCAGAAGAGCGCCGGCGGGTGGAAAATATTGAACCCTTTGACGAATTTGAGGAGTGGCATCTGAAGTGCGCCCATTATTTCATTCTGGCAGCTTCTAGGGGAGACACCCTCTCCCACACCCTAGTGTTTCCATCCTCAGAGGCATTTCCTCGCGTAGATCCTGCTTCGCCTTCAGGGGTATTCCCTGCCAGTGTAGTCAGTAGCGAGGGCCAGGTCCCAAACCTGAAGAGATATGGCCACGCCTCTGTCTTCTTGAGCCCGGACGTTATTCTCAGTGCAGGAGGATTTGGAGAGCAGGAGGGGCGGCACTGCCGAGTGAGCCAGTTTCACTTGCTCTCAAGAGATTGTGACTCTGAATGGAAAGGCAGCCAAATAGGCAGTTGTgggactggagttcagtgggatGGACGCCTTTATCACACCATGACTAGACTCTCAGAGAGTCGGGTTCTGGTTCTGGGAGGGAGACTGTCCCCAGTAAGTCCAGCCTTGGGGGTTCTCCAGCTTCATTTTTTTAAGAGTGAGGATAATAACACTGAGGACCTGAAAGTGACAATAACAAAGGCTGGCCGAAAGGATGATTCCACTTTGTGTTGTTGGCGGCATTCAACAACAGAAGTGTCCTGTCAGAATCAGGAATATTTGTTTGTGTATGGGGGTCGAAGCGTGGTGGAACCTGTACTAAGTGACTGGCATTTCCTACATGTAGGGACAATGGCTTGGGTCAGGATCCCAGTGGAGGGAGAAGTACCTGAAGCCCGGCATTCTCACAGTGCCTGCACTTGGCAAGGGGGAGCCCTTATTGCTGGAGGTCTCGGGGCTTCTGAGGAGCCATTGAACTCTGTGCTCTTTCTGAGACCAATCTCTTGTGGATTCCTCTGGGAGTCAGTAGACATCCAGCCTCCCATTACCCCAAGGTACTCCCACACAGCTCATGTGCTCAATGGAAAGCTGTTACTGGTTGGAGGGATCTGGATTCATTCGTCCTCATTTCCTGGAGTGACTGTGATCAATTTGACTACAGGATTGAGCTCTGAGTATCAGATTGACACAACATATGTGCCATGGCCATTAATGTTACACAACCATACTAGTATCCTTCTTCCTGAAGAGCAACAGCTCCTGCTCCTTGGAGGTGGTGGGAACTGCTTTTCCTTTGGTACCTACTTCAACCCCCATACAGTCACATTAGACCTTTCTTCCTTAAGTGCTGGGCAGTAA